CGATCACGAATCGACAGCGGATCATTTTCATCCACTTCGAGCAGTTGATTGACTTCATCGACATCGAGATTTTTTGGTAGCGGGCGCTTTTTCCTCGGTGCGGAAACCCCTTTAGCCGGATTGGCGACGATTTCTCCGCGCAAAATGAGAAAATCAAAAAAACTGCGTAGTGATGAGAGACGCGTGGCCAAACTGCTGGCTTTCATGCCTTCACGCATCCCTTTGCCCGCTAACTGGCGCACCCAACTGGCATCGACGTCATTCCACGCCTTAACGTTCATGTCCGCCAGATGCTGCGCCATGGTTTGCAACTGCTGTTTGTAGTTGCGCTGCGTGTGCAAACTCAGCCCTTTCTCGCTGCGCAGAAATTCGTAGAAGCGATCCAGTGGCTTTTGCAGGCTACTTGGCAGAGGAGTGCTGGGCGTTGTCGTCATCGTAGCTTTGCCATAGCAGGGTTTGCGCAAGGTGGGCGACCACCAAAGAGAGATGGCGTAAAAACAAGGTATCCATATCGGGTTGGAAATGGCCACCATCTTCACTGGAGAAAGCCAGCACGCCGAGTGTCTGCTTTTTCACCAAAGGCAAAATCACGTAGGAACCCATTTCTGGCACGTGCATCTCCCCAAACAACGCCTCGCGGTCCACTTTACGCAAACGGCCCAAGTAGGCCTCTTTGCCGTTAAGGTGCGTGGTAGCAAAACGTTGATAGTGCTCTTTGCTCAGCTGCGCGCTGGCATCACATTGACTAAACAGGCGCACATAAGCGCACAAGCCAAGTTGTTGCGCTTTCTGCTCAATGGCACTGATCACTTGTGTGAAGTCGGTGCATTTTAAGATTGTGCCTTGCAGATCCATAAACTGGTAAAACGTTCGATCGTTGCTGGCCGCCAATGACATCAGGCCAGTGATCTCTTCTTCCAGCTCTTCAATGCGCTGACGTTGGCGATTCAGTTGTAGATGCACTAGCGGTACGGCACCCAAATCCGGATGCGGCAGCGACAAGCGATCCACCAGCTCAGGACGTTGCATAAAAAAATCTGGGTGATCTTTCAGATACTCGGCCACCACTTCTGCGCTCAGCGTATCTGCTTCTATATACGACAAAAAATTTCCCCTCGTTCCATCAGCAAAAGAGCTGTCCGTCAAAGACGTGTGTTGCAGGCCCGGTCATGTACAACGGCTTGCCAGGGCCTTGCCATTGAATGTGTAGCTCGCCGCCGGGCAATTTGACCGTCACACTCTCATCAAGTAAACCCTGCACAATGCCCACTGCAACCGCACCGCACGCGCCGCTGCCGCAAGCTTGAGTTTCCCCTGCGCCGCGCTCATACACGCGTAGGCGGATCTGGTTGCGATTGACCACCTGCATAAAGCCAGCGTTAACACGCTCTGGAAAACGTTCGTGCGACTCCAAAAGCGGACCTAAGGTTTCCACTTCCGCCGTATCGACATCATCCACCACAGTCACGACATGCGGATTGCCCATGCTCACAGCACCGCAAAACAGCGTTTTCTCGCCAACACGCATGATGTAGGTTTTCTCTTTCTGCTTGGCGCGAAATGGAATTTTGCTCGGTTCAAATTCCGGCACACCCATATTGACGGTGATCTGGTCGTCGTCTTCCACGTCGAGAATCATTTTGCCTTTCTTGGTGCTGACACTGATGCTGTATTTGTTGGTCAGCCCTTTCATGCGCACAAAACGGGCGAAACAACGCGCACCGTTGCCACACTGCTCGACTTCGCTACCATCGGCATTAAAAATACGGTAGTGGAAATCCGTTTCGGGATCATAGGGCGCCTCGACCACCAGCAGTTGGTCGAAGCCAACGCCTGTGTGACGATCCGCCAAGCGGCGGATCAGTTCTTGCGAGAAGTAAACGTTTTGGGTAATGCAATCGACCACCATAAAGTCGTTACCCAAACCGTGCATTTTGGAAAAGTGGAAATGCATAAAAGCTGGTTACTCCGGAAGAATGTGTTCAAGTTCCCACAGGCTACGCAGCTCTTCACGCTGACGAACGAGGAAACTTTGCGTGCCATCGACCATGATTTCTGCGGCGCGAGCACGAGTATTGTAGTTCGAGGACATCACAAAGCCGTAAGCACCGGCGCTGCGCACCGCAAGCAGGTCATTTTCGGCCAGCACCAGTGAGCGGTCTTTACCGAGGAAATCACCGGTTTCACAAATCGGCCCGACCAGATCATACGTCACCGCTTCGCCGCTGCGTGGCTTCACCGGCACGATATCCTGCCACGCTTGGTAAAGCGCCGGGCGCATCAAGTCGTTCATCGCAGCATCAATGATGGCGAAGTTTTTGTGCTCGGTATGTTTGAGAAATTCCACTTTGGTCAGCAGTACACCCGCATTCGCCGCAATGGCTCGACCAGGCTCGAAAATCAGCTCGAGATCTTGATGGTTTTCCAGACGGCCCAGCAGCGCTTTCGCATACTCTGACGGCTGCGGTGGCAGCTCATTACGATAAACGACCCCTAAACCACCACCGACATCCAGATGACGGATGGTGATGCCTTGCTCTTTAAGGGAATCGATCAGCGCCAAAAGACGATCCGTGGCATCAATGAACGGCGCGAGTGCCGTCAACTGAGAGCCAATGTGGCAATCAATCCCCTGCACATTGAGGTTCTCTAGGCTTTGCGCAAACTGATAAACCGCCGGTGCGCGGTCAAACGCAATACCAAATTTGTTGTCACGTAGGCCAGTCGAAATATAAGGATGGGTTTGAGCATCAACATCAGGATTAATGCGCAGTGAAATTGGTGCTTTCACGCCCAGCTCACCGGCTACCTTGTTGAGGCGCTCCAGCTCAGGCTCGGACTCCACATTGAAACATTTGATGTTCAGTTCCAGCGCGCGACGCATCTCAGCTTCGGTTTTACCCACACCAGAAAACACCACTTTACGTGGATCGCCACCCGCGGCAATCACACGCTCCAGCTCACCGCCAGAGACGATATCAAAGCCGGAACCAAGACGCGCCAACACATTGAGCACACCAAGATTGGAGTTGGCTTTTACCGCGTAGCAAACCAGATGAGGATGGTTTTCAACAGACTGATCAAAGGCTTTCCAGTGGCGCTCTAATGTAGCACGTGAATAGACGTACAGCGGCGTACCATATTGCTGCGCCAGTTGAGACAGCGCAACGCCTTCGGCCCACAGTTGGCCATCATCCTGATAATTGAAATAGTCCAAAATTCGCTTCCCTTATTAATGGTCGACTGCTTTATCTGTTTTCATGCCTACTGCGACTGTTCACTCGGCGGAGTGTCGTCAGGAATATAGAGGGAGCCCGACTGCCCACACCCAGCCAACAAGGCCACACTGAGGGTAAGCAACACAGTAAGTAATTTTTTCATTTTGCATATCGTGATTATTGATTCAATGCCCCCTATAATCGCACCACACTCAGGAAAAGCAATAGGATAGATAAGATGAACAATACTGAATTTCATCAACTGGTGGATGCCGAGTTGCAACTTATTGAAGAAGCGATTGATGATTCAGGCGCGGACATCGATTTCGAAACCACCGGCAATGTGATGACGTTGGAGTTTGACGACCGCAGCCAGATCATCATTAACCGCCAAGAGCCGATGCAGGAAATTTGGCTGGCATCAAAATCCGGCGGTTTCCACTTTAAATATCAGCAAGATAGGTGGATTTGCTCTAAAACTGGCATGGAGTTCTCGCAGATGGTCAAACAAGAATGCGAGAAGCACGCAGGCGACACGATCGACTGGGTACAATAAAAGTCAAAGAGCACCACGTGGGTGCTCTTTCTCTATTGGCCGCTAACTCTATTAGCAATTAAATCGCCTCGGCTTAAACATTGACGACTTTCGACATTTTGGACGGAGTACAGGCGTCGTTGCGATAAGGCACGATGTAAGATTGCGCCCCCTCTTCTTGTGGGTGCACAATTTGATAGTACTGGGGCAAGTTAAAGTTAATGAACTTGGACGCGACCTGTTGGTCGTCTTTGACCGAGGTGTAGAAGCTGTTAACGCTGGCGATCATCTCATCTTTTGAGCCGCTAAACTGGTGATACACTTCCACCTGATTCGACTCATCCAACACATAAATATTGAAGCCTTTATCGGTATCTTCAAAGAAGAACTGGATCAAGCCTTCGCTGGCAAATCCATCGACGATTTCTGGCAGCTGGTAGTCCGCTTCGCGATCCAGCATCAGCAGAGGTGAGCCTTTCAGCTTGTTGGTCGAGATGCTGCGGTAAAAATCAACCGAGTTTTCCAACTTTTGTACCGACACGCCACGACGCTCAAAGAACAACCCGTAGGTTTGCGCGCTTAAACGAATCGCTTTGAAGCGGCGGCGTTTTTCCTGCTCAACTGGCTTTAAGCGTAAATCAATACACTCAGCCAGCAGCTGGTACACCATGTTACGCATCACGCCACGCATGTTTTTGCTGTAACAGAAAACATCCACCGACTCGGGCGGAATCGCATCTTGGTGCATTTTCCCTAACACAGTTTTCAGCGCATCCAGCATAGCGGTTTCGCCTTTGAAATGCAGAGTGCGTACTTCGTGCCAAGAGTTGCGGTAAACCAGATCAACACTGCCAACCAAACTGCGCTGCTGCGTACCAAAACTGAAAATATCTGCGTTTTTCAGGTCCACTTTTAAAGAGCGCCCCGACAGTTCGGCAGTGGGGTCACTTTCAAAGTTGATGAACATCGCCAGTTGGCTGATTTCACATGGGCTGGCCAACGCTTGCATGGTAGGTCGACGTTTGCGCAGTGAGAAGGTATTGCGCAAGTCGCTGACCATCTGATAGAACTTATCGATGTCGATCTGCGCATCTCGCACCACCGCATGCAAACGCGTCGACTCGGTGATCAGGCCATTAAAAAACGCCCACGCAACCAATTTACTCAAGTACTCGTGGTGCTCCAAATACGGCTGACCGAGAATGCGGTGCGCCACCAGAGGCTGCTTGTACAAATACCAACCGGCTTTATTGGTCCGCCCTTCGCGCACTTCAATAAAACTGAGGTCCGCTTCATGTAAGTCCGGCGAAATCTGTGGATTGAGCAGGGTCACTTTGCCCGGCAACACTTCAAAGGCGGCGTACAGCTTACGCGCTAAAATGCTGATATCTTGTGGGCTAATGGCCGAGGTAATGTCGTTACGCCGCGCGAACTGGATCAAATTACGGTAACTTTGCATCAGGGCATCCAGCAGCGCGTGGTGCACCACTTTCACCTGTTCCACTTTCCAGTTTCGGCGATTATCGAGCTCGGCGATCACCTCAGGTGACCACTGCCACTGGGTCGTCAGTTGACGCAGCGCTTCGCGTCGCCAAGCGACCGAGCCAACGCCGGGATCACGAGAAAGCTTTTCATGAGTTTTCAGATAGAAACAGCGCCGAACCAGATCCAAACGGGTGGTATCTTTGATGCGCTCCAGATAGCGCGTCACCTTCTCCAGCATCAAATAATACGCATCCATGCCGTAAAGATCCGGCTCATGGGCAAAAAAGCGTCGTTTGGTATCAATGCTGAGTAGCTGGGTGTGCGGGTATTCCCACGAGTAGGCTTCCAGCAAGATCGCTTTCAGCACCGATTTGTATGGCGAGTCGATACTCTTGTACAACTGCCATAAGTTGGAGCCGAAATACTCTTCTGCCGGAATGCAGCTTAACTGACCAAAGTCGATCCACTCGTTGCAGTTGATGTAGCCACCACGGCAAAGCTGATCGACGTACTCGTCATAACACTCTTCCATTTCTGGTGGCACTATCTGCCACAACAAGCGTCGTCCGGCGATACGCACTGCCGAGCGATAGAACTCGTCGAGCAATAACATGTGCTGAGAAGAGCCGCAGTTGTCGCCTGTCATCTGCTCTGAGCGGTTGGAGCGAAAACGCTGCTCATCCATCAAGAAAAAGTTCGCCTCAACCCCGTGCATCTGCGCCCAATCGGTGATGAGTAGGCACTTGTTGGTGAGACTTTCCCTTTCTTCATGGCTCATGAGGCTTGAGACACACACCCAGATGTCGAGATCGCTGGAGGTGCTTTGCCCAATCGACGAGGTACTTCCCATAGTATACAAGCCAAGAATTTTGGCTTTTTTCGCCACTGGCAAAGGGCAACCTAAGGTGAGTTCGGTATCGTCAATAAACTGCTGTTGTACGTCGTTGAACTCCTGACCGTCGATCCCATAAGGTACATCGGCGTCAAAATAGCCCGGAATCGCTGGATGATTGAAATGAAGTAAAGCAGGAATGAGATGGAAGACTCGCTGGCTTTGCAAATCCATAAGCGCCAGCGCACGTTCAATACGTTGCTGGTTAAGTGTATCTAATCGCTGGATTAATTTTTCGGTATAAGCCTGCAAGGGAGTTCCTTGGTTTCAGTATCAAGACACGTCTGTATAACTTTTATGCCATCCTGGCAGAAAAACGTGATCAATTTAACACTTCTAAGCGTATTGGTAAAGATGTAACCCGTCAATCCCAAACCAACACGAACCTTTGTCGCACGCCCTTTTCAAGGCGCCTCAGTGTCGCTTGTAACGCTGACTACGAATACTGGCGGCGCAGTCAAATGAGAATTGAGTCACACTATTTCAGTACGCTTGTGTAATTAGTTAACCATACCAACAGTTACACGAACTAACAGTAATACTTTAGCAGTGAGGATGGTAGGATTGGGGCAAAATTGACAATGACACTGGGAAGATCATGACACACTCAACACCGATTCGCATCGCAACCCGAAAAAGTCCTCTTGCACTTTGGCAGGCCTACTATGTCAAAGAAGCGCTGCAACAGACTCATCCCGGCCTTGAAGTGGAACTGGTGACCATGGTCACCAAAGGTGATGTGATTCTCGATACGCCTTTGGCAAAAGTCGGCGGTAAGGGGTTGTTCGTCAAAGAGTTGGAAGTGGCGATGCTGGAAGGGCGCGCGGATCTGGCGGTGCATTCGATGAAGGACGTGCCTGTCGATTTTCCACCAGGGCTCGGGCTGGTCACCATCTGTGAGCGCGAAGATCCACGCGATGCGTTTGTCTCCAACCATTATGAAAACATTGAACAACTGCCACAAGGCGCGGTTGTCGGCACCTGCAGCCTACGCCGTCAGTGCCAACTCAAAGCGTATCGTCCAGATTTAGTCATCAAAGAGCTACGCGGCAACGTCGGCACACGCTTGAGTAAACTTGACGCGGGCGAGTATGACGCAATTATCCTCGCCGCGGCAGGTCTTAAACGCCTCGAACTGCAAGAGCGCATTCGTAGCTTTATCGAGCCAGAACAGTCTCTCCCTGCGGTAGGTCAAGGCGCTGTTGGCATTGAGTGCCGCACCGATGACGAGAGAATGCTCGAACTGCTAGCGCCGCTGAATCACGTCGAAACAGCGGATCGCGTCAAGTGTGAGCGAGCAATGAATCTGACCCTACAAGGCGGCTGCCAAGTGCCGATTGGCAGCTACGCGCTGCTTGAGGGCGATCAGATTTGGCTGCGTGCTCTTGTCGGTGAACCCGATGGCTCCCACATTGTGCGCGGCGAAATTCGCGGCCCGCGCACCGACGCCGAATCCCTGGGCGTGCAACTTGCGCAGCAACTTCTCAGCCAAGGCGCCGACGACATTCTTGCTCGTCTTTATCAAGATCACGAGTAACATGACGGTTCTGGTCACGCGGCCAGCCGAACAAGGGCTGGCGCTCTGCTCCTTGCTCAATGATGGTGGAGTCTCCACACTCCATCATCCTCTCATTCGTATCGTCGCCAATCCAAGCGTCGAAACACTCCTTTCTCAACTGCGCGACAGCGACATTGTTATCGCCGTCAGCCAACACGCGGTGCAGTTCGCCCAGCAATGGCTTGCAAAACATCAAGCAAACTGGCCGCAGAACACGCGATATCTTGCCGTTGGTCAAAAAACCGCACACTATTTAAGCAAAGTCACGGGGCAAGACGTAAACTACCCGACGGTCAGTGATAGTGAGCACTTAATCCAACTTCCGGAGCTCAACCGGATCGCAGGGAAGCGTGTGTTGATTTTGCGCGGCAACGGGGGTAGAGAGCTCATCCGAGAGTCTCTTGCCTCGCTTGACGCCGATGTTGATTATTGTGAGACGTACCAGAGAGAATTTATCCCCTTTGATCCGCTAAGCTGTGTGGCATCTTGGCAAGCGCAAAAAGTCGATACTCTCATCGTCACCAGTTCTGAACAGTTGGAATACCTCAACCGCATGATGCACAGCCAAGCACAGCAATGGCTGCATCAACAACATTTATTGGTACCCAGCGAACGCATTGCTGCCATTGCACACTCTTTAGGCTTCGCCAGAGTGACCAACGTTGGAAGTGCTGCAAACATGGAATTACTGGCTGCTCTCCAGCCTAAGTAAAAACAGGATAACCTCATGACAAGTAAAAAAAATAACGAGCAAACCACGCCTGAAGAAATGACGTCTACCCCAACCTCCAACGACATTTCGCCTAATAACGATACGTCTGCTTCTGCCGAGATCGCCAACGATGTCCGCCCTGCCTCCTCTGACACCGAGAAAGCGCCACACAGCAACACTCAGCCAGAGCAAAAGCGCGGCAGCAAACTGAGCATCATCGCGATTGTGATAGCCCTACTTGGTACTGGCGGGCTCGCTTATCAAATGCAACAGCAGAGTAGCCACTACCAAGCGCAGATCGCCGCACTGCAAAATCAGCTGCAACAAACTCAGTCATCCTTGACTCAGCAGATGAACCAAGTCAAAGCGGACACGGCGCAGCAAGCCAGCAGCACACTCCACAAAGCGGAAGTGGAACTTGCGCAGCAGCAAAAGAGCATTGAGAGCCTACAGCTGGCCATGGCGGATGTGAAAGGACGCCGTCCAAACGACTGGCTGCTGGCGGAAGCGGATTACTTGGTCAAACTGGCCGGACGCAAGCTGTTTCTTGAGCACGACGCAACGAGCGCCACTCATCTGATGGAAAGCGCTGATCAACGTATCGCCACGCTCAACGACCCGAGCTTTGTCCCACTGCGTAAAGCAATGGCAAGCGACATTACCAAACTAAAAACCATCCCAATCATTGATCGTGATGGCTTAGTAATGCGTCTAACCGCTTTGCAGCAACAAGTCGATCAGTTGCCACTGGCTAATGCTATTCTCCCAGAAGCCAAAGCGGTAGAAAAAACCGAGGTCTCCGAGGACATCAGTAACTGGCAAGACAACTTGCTCACCTCGCTAAAAGACTTCTCAGAAAACTTCATTACTTTCCGTACCCGCGACGGCAATGTGATTCCTCTGCTCTCACCAGAGCAACATTTTTATCTCAAAGAGAACATCAAAGCCAAGCTGGAAACGGCGATCAAAGCCGTCTATCTCGAGCAAAATGAACTTTACACCATCGCACTAACAACCGCAGAAAGCTGGTCTGAATCCTTCTTTAACCTTGACGACAATGCCGTAAAAGAGTTTAACCGTAGTCTAAAACAACTCAGTCAGCAGAATGTTCAAGTGGCGTATCCCATGAAACTGGAAACACAAAACCAACTCGCGGATGTGATTCGTGAACGCCTTCGCCGGGATGTCACCACGCTAACCAGCACGGAGGATAAACAATGATTCGCATGATTTTTCTTTTCGTCGTGCTTGGCGCAGGATTGTTTGCTGGTACACAATTTTCCGGCCAGCAAGGTTATGTGCTGATCTCGGTAGCCAACAGCACCATAGAGATGAGTGTGACGACCTTGGTTATCTTTATCGTCGCAGCTCTGGCAGGATTGTTCGCGTTGGAATACCTCGCCAAGAAAGTGATTTATACCAGCTTCACCACTTGGAACTGGTTTAGTGTGCGCAAAATGCGCCGCTCACGTCGTTACACCAATGAAGGCATCATTAAGCTGCTGGAAGGGGATTGGAAAGGCGCTGAGAAAAAAGTGACACGCTGGGCTAATCATCACGATATGCCGCTATTGTGCTACTTAGTTGCATCTGAAGCGGCTGACGGCCAAGGAGACAAAGCCAAGCGTGATCAATACCTTGCTCTTGCTGCCCAACAAGAAAACGCCCATTTGGCGG
This Vibrio navarrensis DNA region includes the following protein-coding sequences:
- a CDS encoding DUF484 family protein, which gives rise to MSYIEADTLSAEVVAEYLKDHPDFFMQRPELVDRLSLPHPDLGAVPLVHLQLNRQRQRIEELEEEITGLMSLAASNDRTFYQFMDLQGTILKCTDFTQVISAIEQKAQQLGLCAYVRLFSQCDASAQLSKEHYQRFATTHLNGKEAYLGRLRKVDREALFGEMHVPEMGSYVILPLVKKQTLGVLAFSSEDGGHFQPDMDTLFLRHLSLVVAHLAQTLLWQSYDDDNAQHSSAK
- the lysA gene encoding diaminopimelate decarboxylase, with the translated sequence MDYFNYQDDGQLWAEGVALSQLAQQYGTPLYVYSRATLERHWKAFDQSVENHPHLVCYAVKANSNLGVLNVLARLGSGFDIVSGGELERVIAAGGDPRKVVFSGVGKTEAEMRRALELNIKCFNVESEPELERLNKVAGELGVKAPISLRINPDVDAQTHPYISTGLRDNKFGIAFDRAPAVYQFAQSLENLNVQGIDCHIGSQLTALAPFIDATDRLLALIDSLKEQGITIRHLDVGGGLGVVYRNELPPQPSEYAKALLGRLENHQDLELIFEPGRAIAANAGVLLTKVEFLKHTEHKNFAIIDAAMNDLMRPALYQAWQDIVPVKPRSGEAVTYDLVGPICETGDFLGKDRSLVLAENDLLAVRSAGAYGFVMSSNYNTRARAAEIMVDGTQSFLVRQREELRSLWELEHILPE
- the cyaY gene encoding iron donor protein CyaY; the encoded protein is MNNTEFHQLVDAELQLIEEAIDDSGADIDFETTGNVMTLEFDDRSQIIINRQEPMQEIWLASKSGGFHFKYQQDRWICSKTGMEFSQMVKQECEKHAGDTIDWVQ
- the hemC gene encoding hydroxymethylbilane synthase, with amino-acid sequence MTHSTPIRIATRKSPLALWQAYYVKEALQQTHPGLEVELVTMVTKGDVILDTPLAKVGGKGLFVKELEVAMLEGRADLAVHSMKDVPVDFPPGLGLVTICEREDPRDAFVSNHYENIEQLPQGAVVGTCSLRRQCQLKAYRPDLVIKELRGNVGTRLSKLDAGEYDAIILAAAGLKRLELQERIRSFIEPEQSLPAVGQGAVGIECRTDDERMLELLAPLNHVETADRVKCERAMNLTLQGGCQVPIGSYALLEGDQIWLRALVGEPDGSHIVRGEIRGPRTDAESLGVQLAQQLLSQGADDILARLYQDHE
- the dapF gene encoding diaminopimelate epimerase, whose amino-acid sequence is MHFHFSKMHGLGNDFMVVDCITQNVYFSQELIRRLADRHTGVGFDQLLVVEAPYDPETDFHYRIFNADGSEVEQCGNGARCFARFVRMKGLTNKYSISVSTKKGKMILDVEDDDQITVNMGVPEFEPSKIPFRAKQKEKTYIMRVGEKTLFCGAVSMGNPHVVTVVDDVDTAEVETLGPLLESHERFPERVNAGFMQVVNRNQIRLRVYERGAGETQACGSGACGAVAVGIVQGLLDESVTVKLPGGELHIQWQGPGKPLYMTGPATHVFDGQLFC
- a CDS encoding uroporphyrinogen-III synthase yields the protein MTVLVTRPAEQGLALCSLLNDGGVSTLHHPLIRIVANPSVETLLSQLRDSDIVIAVSQHAVQFAQQWLAKHQANWPQNTRYLAVGQKTAHYLSKVTGQDVNYPTVSDSEHLIQLPELNRIAGKRVLILRGNGGRELIRESLASLDADVDYCETYQREFIPFDPLSCVASWQAQKVDTLIVTSSEQLEYLNRMMHSQAQQWLHQQHLLVPSERIAAIAHSLGFARVTNVGSAANMELLAALQPK
- a CDS encoding uroporphyrinogen-III C-methyltransferase gives rise to the protein MTSKKNNEQTTPEEMTSTPTSNDISPNNDTSASAEIANDVRPASSDTEKAPHSNTQPEQKRGSKLSIIAIVIALLGTGGLAYQMQQQSSHYQAQIAALQNQLQQTQSSLTQQMNQVKADTAQQASSTLHKAEVELAQQQKSIESLQLAMADVKGRRPNDWLLAEADYLVKLAGRKLFLEHDATSATHLMESADQRIATLNDPSFVPLRKAMASDITKLKTIPIIDRDGLVMRLTALQQQVDQLPLANAILPEAKAVEKTEVSEDISNWQDNLLTSLKDFSENFITFRTRDGNVIPLLSPEQHFYLKENIKAKLETAIKAVYLEQNELYTIALTTAESWSESFFNLDDNAVKEFNRSLKQLSQQNVQVAYPMKLETQNQLADVIRERLRRDVTTLTSTEDKQ
- the lptM gene encoding LPS translocon maturation chaperone LptM; its protein translation is MKKLLTVLLTLSVALLAGCGQSGSLYIPDDTPPSEQSQ
- a CDS encoding class I adenylate cyclase; the protein is MQAYTEKLIQRLDTLNQQRIERALALMDLQSQRVFHLIPALLHFNHPAIPGYFDADVPYGIDGQEFNDVQQQFIDDTELTLGCPLPVAKKAKILGLYTMGSTSSIGQSTSSDLDIWVCVSSLMSHEERESLTNKCLLITDWAQMHGVEANFFLMDEQRFRSNRSEQMTGDNCGSSQHMLLLDEFYRSAVRIAGRRLLWQIVPPEMEECYDEYVDQLCRGGYINCNEWIDFGQLSCIPAEEYFGSNLWQLYKSIDSPYKSVLKAILLEAYSWEYPHTQLLSIDTKRRFFAHEPDLYGMDAYYLMLEKVTRYLERIKDTTRLDLVRRCFYLKTHEKLSRDPGVGSVAWRREALRQLTTQWQWSPEVIAELDNRRNWKVEQVKVVHHALLDALMQSYRNLIQFARRNDITSAISPQDISILARKLYAAFEVLPGKVTLLNPQISPDLHEADLSFIEVREGRTNKAGWYLYKQPLVAHRILGQPYLEHHEYLSKLVAWAFFNGLITESTRLHAVVRDAQIDIDKFYQMVSDLRNTFSLRKRRPTMQALASPCEISQLAMFINFESDPTAELSGRSLKVDLKNADIFSFGTQQRSLVGSVDLVYRNSWHEVRTLHFKGETAMLDALKTVLGKMHQDAIPPESVDVFCYSKNMRGVMRNMVYQLLAECIDLRLKPVEQEKRRRFKAIRLSAQTYGLFFERRGVSVQKLENSVDFYRSISTNKLKGSPLLMLDREADYQLPEIVDGFASEGLIQFFFEDTDKGFNIYVLDESNQVEVYHQFSGSKDEMIASVNSFYTSVKDDQQVASKFINFNLPQYYQIVHPQEEGAQSYIVPYRNDACTPSKMSKVVNV